In a genomic window of Gopherus evgoodei ecotype Sinaloan lineage chromosome 14, rGopEvg1_v1.p, whole genome shotgun sequence:
- the ARHGAP40 gene encoding rho GTPase-activating protein 40 isoform X7 → MSQFPQKSSMEPPLSECMNSRVDSLDSLSMDNFWLEVENIKQSTEAEQEECNLADVKTPEDTAFLLIPCLSEGEAEAEWLQDAGLSDLIGEDTSENDNIVLLSTLTKTQTAAVQRRLDTYSRSRRKKNKPPVRDVRDIFGVVSSEEKVVEMEESDKDWSQHSVETSNCTQKPDSRGLQDFSCMLRSPGKEEIFCTDIAYSEQAAILLKGSFLREPRKIKDESALTQFKIPKGRLGVTRIGDLSSQDMKKIPTLALIELTALCDILGLELKRNKAAKQKAKENRLFGVPLSTLLENDQKLIPNTKVPLILQALLSCLEKKGLDTEGILRVSGSQTRIKSLEEKLESDFYNGLFHWDEVRQNDVSGLLKRFIRELPTPLLTAEYLPAFAAVQNIPDLKQRLQALNLLILILPEPNRNTLKALLEFLSKVVAREKKNKMNLWNVSTVIAPNLFMHKGLANKIPEGKEKQLAEGAADVVRMMIHYQDLLWTISSFLVAQVRKLNESSSRRYQFYDRRIKNLLRKIHTDKDKVEKNQAEPSKTVKVQTSLLLKDSLEVHLNNGTKAADVLRQFQKHLSQNGWSIVNKVSLIKRNGAVESMNLLLYEVGGNISEHCLDPDTYLLDLYHINPHAEWIIRQNPSFPRIL, encoded by the exons ATGAGCCAGTTTCCTCAGAAGAGTTCTATGGAGCCCCCATTGTCAGAGTGCATGAATTCCAGAGTAGATTCTTTGGACAGTTTGTCAATGGACAATTTTTGGCTGGAGGTGGAGAACATCAAACAGAGCACTGAAGCTGAGCAAGAGGAGTGCAACCTTGCAGATGTCAAAACCCCAGAGG ACACTGCGTTTCTCCTCATCCCTTGCCTCTCAGAGGGAGAAGCCGAAGCTGAGTGGCTACAGGATGCAGGCCTCTCTGACCTAATTGGGGAGGACACGTCAGAAAATGACAACATAGTGCTGCTCTCCACCTTGACCAAGACCCAGACTGCAGCTGTGCAGCGAAGGCTGGATACTTACTCGCGGTCACGGCGGAAGAAGAACAAACCACCTGTGCGCGATGTCAGAGACATTTTTGGTGTGGTCAGCTCTGAG GAGAAGGTAGTGGAGATGGAGGAGTCTGACAAGGATTGGTCTCAGCACAGTGTGGAGACTTCAAACTGCACTCAGAAAC CAGATTCAAGAGGACTCCAGGATTTTTCTTGCATGCTCAGAAgccctggaaaagaggagatattCTGTACTGACATTGCCTACTCGGAGCAAGCAGCCATTTTGCTCAAGGGATCATTTCTACGGGAGCCTAGGAAGATAAAGGATGAGAGTGCTCTGACT CAGTTTAAGATTCCCAAGGGCAGGCTGGGAGTGACCCGGATAGGAGACTTATCTTCACAGGACATGAAGAAGATCCCTACATTGGCCCTGATTGAGCTGACAGCTCTCTGCGACATCCTGGGCTTGGAGTTAAAGAGGAACAAGGCAGccaaacagaaggcaaaag AGAATCGACTCTTTGGAGTTCCACTCAGCACTTTGTTGGAAAATGACCAAAAACTCATCCCCAACACCAAGGTCCCTCTGATTCTCCAAGCA TTGCTGTCATGTTTGGAAAAGAAAGGGCTTGACACTGAAGGCATCCTGAGAGTTTCTGGGTCCCAGACCAGGATTAAG AGCCTGGAGGAAAAGCTGGAAAGCGACTTCTATAACGGCCTGTTCCACTGGGATGAGGTCCGCCAGAACGATGTGTCTGGCTTACTGAAGAGGTTCATTCGAGAGCTGCCCACCCCTCTGTTGACAGCCGAGTATCTGCCAGCTTTCGCTGCTGTGCAAA ATATCCCAGATCTGAAGCAGAGATTGCAAGCTCTCAACCTGCTTATCCTGATTTTGCCAGAGCCCAATAGAAACACCCTAAAG GCTCTGCTGGAATTTCTCAGTAAAGTGGTTGCTAGggagaaaaagaacaaaatgaatCTCTGGAATGTTTCCACAGTCATCGCTCCGAATCTCTTCATGCATAAAGGACTGGCGAATAAGATTCcagaagggaaggagaagcagctggcagagggggCAGCCGATGTTGTGCGGATGATGATCCATTACCAAGACTTGCTTTGGACT aTTTCCTCTTTCCTGGTAGCTCAAGTGAGAAAACTGAATGAGAGCAGCAGCCGGAGGTACCAGTTCTACGACAGACGGATCAAAAACTTGCTACGGAAGATTCACACAGACAAGGACAAAGTGGAGAAGAACCAGGCAGAA CCTTCCAAGACAGTGAAAGTACAAACATCTCTGTTACTGAAGGATTCACTGGAGGTTCATCTGAACAATGGAACCAAAGCTGCTGATGTCCTGAGGCAGTTTCAGAAACACCTCAGTCAGAATGGCTGGAGTATTGTCAACAAAGTCAGCCTCATCAAACG TAATGGTGCTGTCGAGTCGATGAACCTGCTCCTCTATGAAGTAGGCGGCAATATAA GTGAACATTGCCTGGATCCAGATACATATCTCTTAGACTTGTACCACATCAACCCTCATGCTGAATGGATTATAAGGCAAAATCCGTCCTTTCCCCGGATACTCTAG
- the ARHGAP40 gene encoding rho GTPase-activating protein 40 isoform X6 — protein sequence MDKLGKPGSGFARTRIPRPQIVFHSIQPSSHSQVSGICRSCPCKMSQFPQKSSMEPPLSECMNSRVDSLDSLSMDNFWLEVENIKQSTEAEQEECNLADVKTPEEGEAEAEWLQDAGLSDLIGEDTSENDNIVLLSTLTKTQTAAVQRRLDTYSRSRRKKNKPPVRDVRDIFGVVSSEEKVVEMEESDKDWSQHSVETSNCTQKPDSRGLQDFSCMLRSPGKEEIFCTDIAYSEQAAILLKGSFLREPRKIKDESALTQFKIPKGRLGVTRIGDLSSQDMKKIPTLALIELTALCDILGLELKRNKAAKQKAKENRLFGVPLSTLLENDQKLIPNTKVPLILQALLSCLEKKGLDTEGILRVSGSQTRIKSLEEKLESDFYNGLFHWDEVRQNDVSGLLKRFIRELPTPLLTAEYLPAFAAVQNIPDLKQRLQALNLLILILPEPNRNTLKALLEFLSKVVAREKKNKMNLWNVSTVIAPNLFMHKGLANKIPEGKEKQLAEGAADVVRMMIHYQDLLWTISSFLVAQVRKLNESSSRRYQFYDRRIKNLLRKIHTDKDKVEKNQAEPSKTVKVQTSLLLKDSLEVHLNNGTKAADVLRQFQKHLSQNGWSIVNKVSLIKRNGAVESMNLLLYEVGGNISEHCLDPDTYLLDLYHINPHAEWIIRQNPSFPRIL from the exons AAGTTGCCCTTGCAAAATGAGCCAGTTTCCTCAGAAGAGTTCTATGGAGCCCCCATTGTCAGAGTGCATGAATTCCAGAGTAGATTCTTTGGACAGTTTGTCAATGGACAATTTTTGGCTGGAGGTGGAGAACATCAAACAGAGCACTGAAGCTGAGCAAGAGGAGTGCAACCTTGCAGATGTCAAAACCCCAGAGG AGGGAGAAGCCGAAGCTGAGTGGCTACAGGATGCAGGCCTCTCTGACCTAATTGGGGAGGACACGTCAGAAAATGACAACATAGTGCTGCTCTCCACCTTGACCAAGACCCAGACTGCAGCTGTGCAGCGAAGGCTGGATACTTACTCGCGGTCACGGCGGAAGAAGAACAAACCACCTGTGCGCGATGTCAGAGACATTTTTGGTGTGGTCAGCTCTGAG GAGAAGGTAGTGGAGATGGAGGAGTCTGACAAGGATTGGTCTCAGCACAGTGTGGAGACTTCAAACTGCACTCAGAAAC CAGATTCAAGAGGACTCCAGGATTTTTCTTGCATGCTCAGAAgccctggaaaagaggagatattCTGTACTGACATTGCCTACTCGGAGCAAGCAGCCATTTTGCTCAAGGGATCATTTCTACGGGAGCCTAGGAAGATAAAGGATGAGAGTGCTCTGACT CAGTTTAAGATTCCCAAGGGCAGGCTGGGAGTGACCCGGATAGGAGACTTATCTTCACAGGACATGAAGAAGATCCCTACATTGGCCCTGATTGAGCTGACAGCTCTCTGCGACATCCTGGGCTTGGAGTTAAAGAGGAACAAGGCAGccaaacagaaggcaaaag AGAATCGACTCTTTGGAGTTCCACTCAGCACTTTGTTGGAAAATGACCAAAAACTCATCCCCAACACCAAGGTCCCTCTGATTCTCCAAGCA TTGCTGTCATGTTTGGAAAAGAAAGGGCTTGACACTGAAGGCATCCTGAGAGTTTCTGGGTCCCAGACCAGGATTAAG AGCCTGGAGGAAAAGCTGGAAAGCGACTTCTATAACGGCCTGTTCCACTGGGATGAGGTCCGCCAGAACGATGTGTCTGGCTTACTGAAGAGGTTCATTCGAGAGCTGCCCACCCCTCTGTTGACAGCCGAGTATCTGCCAGCTTTCGCTGCTGTGCAAA ATATCCCAGATCTGAAGCAGAGATTGCAAGCTCTCAACCTGCTTATCCTGATTTTGCCAGAGCCCAATAGAAACACCCTAAAG GCTCTGCTGGAATTTCTCAGTAAAGTGGTTGCTAGggagaaaaagaacaaaatgaatCTCTGGAATGTTTCCACAGTCATCGCTCCGAATCTCTTCATGCATAAAGGACTGGCGAATAAGATTCcagaagggaaggagaagcagctggcagagggggCAGCCGATGTTGTGCGGATGATGATCCATTACCAAGACTTGCTTTGGACT aTTTCCTCTTTCCTGGTAGCTCAAGTGAGAAAACTGAATGAGAGCAGCAGCCGGAGGTACCAGTTCTACGACAGACGGATCAAAAACTTGCTACGGAAGATTCACACAGACAAGGACAAAGTGGAGAAGAACCAGGCAGAA CCTTCCAAGACAGTGAAAGTACAAACATCTCTGTTACTGAAGGATTCACTGGAGGTTCATCTGAACAATGGAACCAAAGCTGCTGATGTCCTGAGGCAGTTTCAGAAACACCTCAGTCAGAATGGCTGGAGTATTGTCAACAAAGTCAGCCTCATCAAACG TAATGGTGCTGTCGAGTCGATGAACCTGCTCCTCTATGAAGTAGGCGGCAATATAA GTGAACATTGCCTGGATCCAGATACATATCTCTTAGACTTGTACCACATCAACCCTCATGCTGAATGGATTATAAGGCAAAATCCGTCCTTTCCCCGGATACTCTAG